The nucleotide sequence CCAAGGCGTTGATCCACGTGGCTGAGCAGTTTCATCAGGCGCAACACCACCGCCAGGGCTCAGCCCTCGGGATCACCGTGTCGTCGCCAGTGCTGGACATCGGCAAGAGCGTGGAATGGAAGAACGGCATCGTCGATCGCCTGACCACAGGCGTCGCGACACTGCTGAAAAAGCACAAGGTCCAGGTCATTCATGGCTGGGCCAAGGTGGTCGACGGCAAGACCGTTGAAGTCGGCGATAGCCGCATCCAGTGCGAACATTTGCTGCTGGCGACCGGCTCGAAAAGCGTCGACCTGCCGATGCTGCCCATCGGCGGGGCAATCGTTTCCTCCACCGAAGCCCTCGCTCCGACCTCGGTGCCCAAGCATCTGGTGGTGGTCGGTGGCGGTTACATCGGCCTGGAGCTGGGCATTGCCTACCGCAAGCTCGGCGCCGAGGTCAGCGTGGTCGAAGCCCAGGAACGGATCCTGCCGGCCTACGACGGCGAGCTGACCCAACCGGTGCATGAGGCGCTCAAGCAATTGGGCGTGAAGCTGTACCTCAAGCACAGCGTCGAGGGTTTCGATGCCCAGGCCAGCACGTTGCAGGTGCGTGACCCCGCCGGCGACACCTTGAACCTGGACACCGACCGGGTCCTGGTGGCGGTCGGTCGCAAGCCCAATACCCAAGGCTGGAACCTCGAAGCCTTGAACCTGGCGATGAACGGCTTGGCGCTGAAAATCGACAGTCGCTGCCAGACCAGCATGCGCAACGTCTGGGCCATCGGCGACCTGAGCGGCGAACCGATGCTCGCCCACCGGGCCATGGCCCAGGGCGAGATGGTCGCCGAACTGATCGCCGGCCAGCCTCGCGAGTTCAACCCGACGGCCATCGCGGCCGTGTGCTTCACCGATCCGGAGCTGGTGGTGGTGGGCAAGACGCCGGACGAAGCCAAGGCAGCCGGCCTGGATTGCATCGTTTCCAGCTTCCCGTTCGCCGCCAATGGCCGGGCGATGACCCTGGAATCGAAGAGTGGTTTTGTACGGGTGGTTGCCCGTCGGGACAACCATGTGATCGTTGGCTGGCAAGCGGTCGGTGTCGGCGTCTCGGAACTGTCCACCGCATTCGGCCAGTCCCTGGAAATGGGCGCACGGCTGGAAGACATCGCTGGCACCATCCATGCCCATCCGACACTGGGCGAGGCGGTGCAGGAAACGGCGCTGCGGGCGCTGGGGCATGCGTTGCATGTGTGACCTGAGGATCGTTCCCACGCTCCGCGGGGGAATGCAGCCAGGGACGCTCCGCGTCCCAAAGCCGAACGCGGAGCGTCCGTTGAAGTGTTCCCACGCGGAGCGTGGGAACAATCATGCGAGTGAGGCTGCGAAACACCCCCGGAATGAAGTATTGTTGTCCCCATCCAAAAAACGTCAGAAGCCTTGACCGTTTCGACGGCTACGAAGATATAGAGGGTGTCATGGGTAACGAGAGCATCAATTGGGACAAACTGGGCTTTGACTACATCAAGACCGACAAGCGCTACCTGTCGCACTGGCGCGATGGCGCCTGGGACGCCGGCACCCTGACCGACGACAACGTGCTGCACATCAGCGAGGGCTCCACCGCCCTGCACTACGGCCAGCAGTGCTTCGAAGGCCTCAAGGCCTATCGCTGCAAGGACGGCTCGATCAACCTGTTCCGCCCGGACCAGAACGCCGCCCGCATGCAGCGCAGCTGCGCCCGCCTGCTGATGCCGCACGTCGACACCGAACAGTTCATCGACGCCTGCAAGCAAGTGGTTCGCGCCAACGAGCGCTTCATCCCGCCTTACGGCACCG is from Pseudomonas sp. B21-056 and encodes:
- the lpdA gene encoding dihydrolipoyl dehydrogenase, which gives rise to MQQTLNTTLLIIGGGPGGYVAAIRAGQLGIPTILVEGQALGGTCLNIGCIPSKALIHVAEQFHQAQHHRQGSALGITVSSPVLDIGKSVEWKNGIVDRLTTGVATLLKKHKVQVIHGWAKVVDGKTVEVGDSRIQCEHLLLATGSKSVDLPMLPIGGAIVSSTEALAPTSVPKHLVVVGGGYIGLELGIAYRKLGAEVSVVEAQERILPAYDGELTQPVHEALKQLGVKLYLKHSVEGFDAQASTLQVRDPAGDTLNLDTDRVLVAVGRKPNTQGWNLEALNLAMNGLALKIDSRCQTSMRNVWAIGDLSGEPMLAHRAMAQGEMVAELIAGQPREFNPTAIAAVCFTDPELVVVGKTPDEAKAAGLDCIVSSFPFAANGRAMTLESKSGFVRVVARRDNHVIVGWQAVGVGVSELSTAFGQSLEMGARLEDIAGTIHAHPTLGEAVQETALRALGHALHV